TCGTTAACCCGGAACCTGATAAGGTCGAAACACAAGGGACGATCATCGAGATCGTCACCGGTATCACGAGAGGTCAGACTTGCTCGAGAGACAAGCTGAACGAGATCGTGAAAGATATCATTAAAATTAACCCGCAGAAGCTAGCTACATAAGGAGTGAAAAATATGGCATACAAAGCACAATACTACCCCGGTAAAACTTCTGTGGCCCAGAACCGTAAGAAGTTCATGGACCCATCATACAAGCTGGAGAAGATCAGAAGCCTCTCCGATGATGACGTCGTAGTCATGCTGGGACACCGCGCTCCGGGTTCCGCATACAAGACCATCCACCCGCCCCTCAAGGAAGGCGGCGAGCCGGATGACCCGATCAGAAAGATCGTAGAGCCCACCCCCGGCGCAGCAGCCGGCGACAGGATCAGGTACTGCCAGTTCACTGACTCCATGTTCTACGCTCCGTCCGTCCCGTACGTCCGGTCTTGGATGGCTTCGACCAGGTACAGGGGAGTAGACCCCGGTACTCTGTCCGGCCGTCAGATCGTCGAGGCACGTGAGAGGGATATCGAAAAGATATCCAAGGAGCTCCTGGAGGGCGAAACCTACGATGCGGCCAGGACCGGCTTAAGGGGCTGCACCGTGCACGGCCACTCCCTCAGGCTGAACGAGAACGGCATGATGTTCGACATGCTGCAGAGGGTCGTCCTGGACAAGAACGGCAACGTCTACGCCGTCAAGGACCAGGTCGGCGACCCGCTGGACCGCAAGGTTAACCTCGGCAAGCCCATGTCCGATGCGGAACTCAAGAAGAGGACCACCATCTACTTCATCGGCGGCGTACCCTTCAGGTCCGACGCTGAGGTCGTAGGCTGGGTCCAGAGGATCCACAACGAGAGGACCAAGTGCGGCTTCGCGCCGAAGTTGTAAGGTGAGGTGAGATAAAATGTCTGTTAAAGAAACCCAGAAGAGATTCATAAAGGCGATGAAGAAGAAGTTCGCCGGAGAAGACCCCACCTCCACGACGACTGTGTACAAGTACGAAGGCTACACACAGTCCAAGAGGAAGGTCGAGTTCAAGAAGGCCGGAGACGCCATCGCGAAGAAGAGGGGCATCTCGGCTTACAACCCCATGGTCCACATAGGCGGTATCCCGCTCGGCCAGAGGCAGCTCACCCCGTACGTCGTATCCGGAACTGATGTCGTAGTAGAGGGCGATGACCTCCACTTCGTCAACAACGCTGCAATGCAGCAGTTCTGGGATGAGATCCGCAGGACCGTTATCGTCGGCCTGGACACGGCCCATGCGACCCTGGAGAAGCGTCTCGGCAAGACCGTTACCCCTGAGACTATCAGCAACTACCTGGCTGTGCTCAACCATGCAATGCCCGGCGCTGCGGTCGTTCAGGAACACATGGTCGAAACCAACCCGAACCTGGTGGACGACTGTTACGTCAAGGTCTTCACCGGTGACGACGAGCTCGCTGACTCCATCGACAAGCAGTACGTCCTGGACATCAACAAGGCCTTCCCGAAGGAGCAGGCCGCAGCCCTGAAGAAGGCTGTCGGCAAGTCCCTGTGGCAGGCCGTCCACATCCCGACCACCGTGGTCAGGACGTGCGACGGTGGCACGACCTCCAGATGGTCGGCCATGCAGATCGGCATGTCGTTCATCGACGCCTACAAGATGTGCGCCGGTGAAGCGGCCGTCGCCGACCTCGCGTTCGCCGCAAAGCATGCCTCGTTAGTCGAGATGGCAGACATTCTGCCAGCCAGGCGTGCCAGGGGCCCCAACGAGCCCGGCGGATTAAGCTTCGGCTTCCTCGCAGACATCGTGCAGACCAACCGCAAGTACCCGGACGACCCGTGTAAGTCGTCGCTTGAGGTAGTCGCGGCCGGCTGCATGCTGTATGACCAGATCTGGCTCGGCTCCTACATGTCCGGTGGTGTCGGCTTCACGCAGTATGCGACCGCCGCCTACACCGATGATATCCTGGATGACTTCACCTACTACGGCTACGACTATGCCAAGGGCAAGTACAAGATCGGCCAGACCAAGCCGACCATGGACATAGTCAACGACCTCGGCACGGAAGTCACCCTGTATGGTATCGAGCAGTACGAGAAGTACCCGACCACCCTCGAGGACCACTTCGGTGGCTCGCAGAGGGCGACCGTGCTGGCAGCTGCCTCGGGTGTTACCGCCGCAATGGCGACTGGCAACTCGAACGCTGGCCTGTCGGCCTGGTACCTGTCCATGTACCTGCACAAGGAAGCATGGGGCAGGCTCGGATTCTTCGGCTACGACCTGCAGGACCAGTGCGGCGCGACCAACGTGTTCTCGTGCCGCTCGGATGAGGGCGCCATCGATGAGTTAAGAGGCCCGAACTACCCGAACTACGCGATGAACGTCGGCCACCAGGGTGGCTATGCCGGTATCGCCGGCGCAGCCCACTTCGGCCGCGGCGACGCGTGGACGGCGAGCCCGCTCATCAAGATCTGCTTCGCGGACAAGAACCTGGCCTTCGACTTCACCGAGCCGAGGAAAGAGTTCGCCCGCGGCGCGATCCGCGAGTTCATGCCGGCCGGCGAGAGGACTCTCGTCATCCCCGCAAAGTAAGTGCGAAACTTCGATTGAGGTTCTTCGGAACCTCAATTTTTCCTCTTTTTTATAACACGGAGTTTCAGAGTTTTTCAAAGGCACAGAGTTGCATCGTCGCTTTGGCGGTATCTGTTTTATAAAATGCTATTTTTGCAGGCTTCCAGGGGTGTATTTCTTTACGTCAGAAATCTCGAACTTCTGCTCGTCGACCCAGCCACTCCTGGCGTTCTCCCGGCAGTCGAACTGCCGGATATAGGGCTTAATGTCGAGTAAGGGCGTGCCGTCGAGCATGTCCGCGCCGCGTATCTCGAGGATGTTGCCTTTTACGCCTCTGAGCTCAACGATAGAAAGCCCGATCGGATTAGGCCGGTTAAAGTGCCGTATGGCGAATATGCCCCTTTGTTTTTTATTATCCAAAAAGGGCTTCTGGACGAGCGAGCAGGCCCCTGCCTGGTGAAAATGGTATATCAAAAAAATATGCGAAAACCCTTCGATGTCCTTCAAGCCCGAAGAATATTCGGTAAAGACCTCGACCGTGCCGTCCGCATCGCTCAGGGCGCTCTGGATGGGCGTATCCTTGCAGTCCTTAAATCCAGTATGTATGATGCCGATGGGCTTGTAGGATATTACCGCCTTCGCCTTCATAATGAACTCATTAGAAAAGGGCGTGTAATCATGCTTATGCTTTACGTCCCGGCGTCCGGGTTATCGGACCTCTTCCGGATCCTCTCGGCCACGGCCCGGTCGTAGACGTGCTTGAACCGGGTCCTGTGGTTGGCGTCGATGAACAGCTCGATCTCCACGTCGACAGTTACTTCCCCGATGGCGGACGCTACGGTCTCGTTGACCGTATCCCTGAGCATGTCCCAATCGCGCCCCAGGGCGATAAGCAGCCCCAGGCCGCCGTCGTGGACCGCGACCAACTCTCCTTCTCTTTCAATGACCTCGAAGGTTACCAGCATATCCATGAATAAGATTTGTGGGGCATATATTTTATATTAATTTCTGCCAGATGCCATTATAAGGCCGCATTTTAAGATAACCGGATTCGCAGGCCCATTCGTGGAAAAGCATGGCCACCACAGGATGGACGTGACCATCTGGAGAATCGTCCGTATCTTCACCAGTCAGGGCGGGTCAGGATGGCTCCTGCACACATAAGCTTTTTATTCTCTGCCTCGAACCGCCAGTCGAGCGGGCGATTAATTCCCTATCGCATAATAATAAATAATATTTTATATAAGTTTTATTATACATAATAAACGTGAAAAACGGGTTATTTTTCCGATTAAAGGCAAATACCGGGTCCTTGTTACCAGTAGCCGCATTTCGAAAGATTTATTACTCTACAAACCCTTTTAAAAATGATACTTATAGCCCTAATTATGGATGTCTGTTCCCTACACCTATCCATAATTATAAACTAAAGAGGAGGATAACACATGGTAGAAACAATAGTACTGAGCCTAGGAGCGGCTGCACTCATGGGTGCCTGTGCTACTATTGCGGGGGCTGCGGAAGACCTGGAGTCGGATTTCGGCTCACAGTCCAACGCGAACTCGCAGGTACAGCTTGCTCCGCAGGTAGGTTACTTACACCGCTACTACAACAAGGCAGTCAGCGGTGAGCCGGTAGCCTACGGGTTCTTATGCTGCACCGGTGCAGCCATCGCACTGGCTCTCATGGCGGCGTTTAAGGTTAACCCCGTCCTGGCCCTTGCGTTCGGCGCCCTGGCGGCCTCGTTGATGTACGGTGTATATGCAACGACGGCCTACATGGGCAGGCTGACCGGCCAGAAAAGATTTGGCCAACCGATATATCTTGATATATTGTTAACGACAACACCAGCTATTATCGCCCATGCCTTTATCGCGGCAATGGCGATCGGGACGTTCTCTTATTTAATGAACTGGATCCTCGGACAACCGTTCCCGTTCCCGATCCTCGCAATGCTGTGGGGCGTAATCGTCGGTGGTATGGGCTCTGCTGTGGGTGATGTCCACTATGGTGCCGAAAGGGAATACCAGAACAAGCCCTTCGGCATGGGATTACCTGCCGCACAGTCGGGCAAGATCGTCCAGAAGGGCGAGGCCGGCCTGAGGAACAGCATCGACGTGGCCGGCTACTGCGTCAAGCACGGCGGTCCCCTTACCGGATTCGGCCTGGGCATCACCGTATTCTTAGACAGCTGGAGAGAGATACTGTTCACCCAGTACTGGAATGGCTGGGGCGCAATGGTCGCCGGCTTATTGCTCGTCCTGATCTGGGTCATCGTGAACCGCATGCTCGAGATGTGGACCAAGAAGACGTATCCGGCATACAAGGCAGCGGAGGAATAACATGGACCCGATAACATTGATCATAATACTATTAGCCATAACCATCGGCGGACTTCTCATAGGAGTCGGCGTTCACTTCGTGCCCGTCGGCGGCGCGCCTGCCGCGATGGCACAGGCGACCGGTATCGGTACCGGCACCACGATGCTCGCGTTCTCGTCGGGCGCCCTGGGGCTGATAAGTGCCGGTTTTACCGTGAACGATATATACCGCGGCTCGCTTAAGACAGCCTACCCGGGCTTCGCGCCCGCTTTGAATGACGGCACTCTGCTGTCGCTCAGCGGTATATCATCGAACCTGGGGGCCATTATTCTGGTGCTCGTCGCGGGTATCGTCGGCGCCATGCTCATGATGGTCATCCTGGCAGTCGTCGCAAATATCATGTACTCGTTCGCGATCGGCGTACCCCTGGTCTCGGCCAAGGTCAAGTACGACCCGATCACCGGCGACAGGCAGGACCTCTGGGTCACCAGGGGAACTGAAGGCCACGGCACTCCGACCGTCGCCATCATCAGCTCGCTCATCGGCGGACTGCTCGGCGGCCTGGGCGGCGCAATGCTGTACCTGGCGTTCATGGCAGGCGGATTCGGCAACTACGCCAACTTCGGCGTCGCCGGGATCGCTGCCGCGGCGTTCCTCACGATAGGCATATTCTTCGTGAACTCGGTCCTGGCGTCGTACAACATAACAGGTACGATCGAAGGCTTCCACGACCCGAAGTTCAAGAGAGTGCCGCGGGCGGTCATCGCATGCACGATCGCCTCGTTCGTGCTGGGCATCTGGGCTGTTGCACTGATATCCCTGGGGGTATAAAATGTCCGAAGTCAAAGAATTAGACTGGTATATGCTCGCAGCACTGGGTATCGTGGGCGGCCTTATCGCCATATACCTGGCATACTTCCTGAACACGTACCTGAAGGTCGGATACTTCTCCTTCCTCGGCGCGGCCGGAGCCATACTCGCAATCGTATGGGGTGCGGACGCAGTCAGGAGGATCTGTAAGTACGGTATCGGCACGGGCGTTCCGTCCATCGGCATGCTCGCGTTCGGCATGGGCCTGCTGGCCACTCTGCTCGGCCTCAAGATCGGCGACTACATAGGTATCGTCTACGCCGGCCCCATCGTGGCCATCTTGCTGTCGCTCGTTCAGGGCGCAATCATAGGCTATATCGCGAACTCCGTGCTCAAGATGAAGATCCCGACCATGCAGATCGGAATGACCTTTATCGCGGGCGCCGCAAGCATCATCCTGATGGGCTATACGACGACTATCGCGGGCTCATTCGACTACTCGACGATGATCAACTACGTCTTCGCGACCGGCTTCATCGCGCCGCTCTTCATGATCGGAGCGCTCCCGATGCTGCACCCGTTCAACGCGTGCCTCGGGCCGGATGAAGACCAGAGCAGGACCCTCACGCTGGCCGTTGAAGCTGGCCTGCTGTCGACCATCATGTTCGGCTTAATGTCGCTTTACACGTTCCAGGCGAACATTCTCCCGGCGCTCATCACAATAGTGCTGGGCCTGATCGGCTGGTTATACGCGTACCTGACATTCTTCAGAAAGGTCAAGGAAAGCGGCGTGCCGGTGCTCAGCACGGGTGTATTACCCCCGAAGGAGGCATAAGACATGGCTGCAGTTAAGGTATTACCCGAATACGGTCTCGTATACGATACCGAGACGGGCAAGATCGCACCCGAGAGCGGCAACATGGTCAAGTATACCATGGGCTCCGTCAACACGGCCCTGGATAAGCTTGACAAGTATGCCAACGACCTCATGAACTCGCTGACCCCGACGGGCAGCTTCCTGGAGTCTTTCCCCGGCAGGGAAAAGTCGCTGTACTATGCTAGTATATTCACTAACATATTCTACGGCTTCATCTTCGGGCTGATCGCCGCTTTCGTCATAGTGTTCCTGCGTGCTGGAGGGC
The Methanocella sp. DNA segment above includes these coding regions:
- the mtrE gene encoding tetrahydromethanopterin S-methyltransferase subunit E, translating into MVETIVLSLGAAALMGACATIAGAAEDLESDFGSQSNANSQVQLAPQVGYLHRYYNKAVSGEPVAYGFLCCTGAAIALALMAAFKVNPVLALAFGALAASLMYGVYATTAYMGRLTGQKRFGQPIYLDILLTTTPAIIAHAFIAAMAIGTFSYLMNWILGQPFPFPILAMLWGVIVGGMGSAVGDVHYGAEREYQNKPFGMGLPAAQSGKIVQKGEAGLRNSIDVAGYCVKHGGPLTGFGLGITVFLDSWREILFTQYWNGWGAMVAGLLLVLIWVIVNRMLEMWTKKTYPAYKAAEE
- the mcrG gene encoding coenzyme-B sulfoethylthiotransferase subunit gamma; the protein is MAYKAQYYPGKTSVAQNRKKFMDPSYKLEKIRSLSDDDVVVMLGHRAPGSAYKTIHPPLKEGGEPDDPIRKIVEPTPGAAAGDRIRYCQFTDSMFYAPSVPYVRSWMASTRYRGVDPGTLSGRQIVEARERDIEKISKELLEGETYDAARTGLRGCTVHGHSLRLNENGMMFDMLQRVVLDKNGNVYAVKDQVGDPLDRKVNLGKPMSDAELKKRTTIYFIGGVPFRSDAEVVGWVQRIHNERTKCGFAPKL
- the tsaA gene encoding tRNA (N6-threonylcarbamoyladenosine(37)-N6)-methyltransferase TrmO — translated: MKAKAVISYKPIGIIHTGFKDCKDTPIQSALSDADGTVEVFTEYSSGLKDIEGFSHIFLIYHFHQAGACSLVQKPFLDNKKQRGIFAIRHFNRPNPIGLSIVELRGVKGNILEIRGADMLDGTPLLDIKPYIRQFDCRENARSGWVDEQKFEISDVKKYTPGSLQK
- the mtrC gene encoding tetrahydromethanopterin S-methyltransferase subunit MtrC, producing MSEVKELDWYMLAALGIVGGLIAIYLAYFLNTYLKVGYFSFLGAAGAILAIVWGADAVRRICKYGIGTGVPSIGMLAFGMGLLATLLGLKIGDYIGIVYAGPIVAILLSLVQGAIIGYIANSVLKMKIPTMQIGMTFIAGAASIILMGYTTTIAGSFDYSTMINYVFATGFIAPLFMIGALPMLHPFNACLGPDEDQSRTLTLAVEAGLLSTIMFGLMSLYTFQANILPALITIVLGLIGWLYAYLTFFRKVKESGVPVLSTGVLPPKEA
- the mtrD gene encoding tetrahydromethanopterin S-methyltransferase subunit D; amino-acid sequence: MDPITLIIILLAITIGGLLIGVGVHFVPVGGAPAAMAQATGIGTGTTMLAFSSGALGLISAGFTVNDIYRGSLKTAYPGFAPALNDGTLLSLSGISSNLGAIILVLVAGIVGAMLMMVILAVVANIMYSFAIGVPLVSAKVKYDPITGDRQDLWVTRGTEGHGTPTVAIISSLIGGLLGGLGGAMLYLAFMAGGFGNYANFGVAGIAAAAFLTIGIFFVNSVLASYNITGTIEGFHDPKFKRVPRAVIACTIASFVLGIWAVALISLGV
- the mtrB gene encoding tetrahydromethanopterin S-methyltransferase subunit MtrB — protein: MAAVKVLPEYGLVYDTETGKIAPESGNMVKYTMGSVNTALDKLDKYANDLMNSLTPTGSFLESFPGREKSLYYASIFTNIFYGFIFGLIAAFVIVFLRAGGLI
- the mcrA gene encoding coenzyme-B sulfoethylthiotransferase subunit alpha, with translation MSVKETQKRFIKAMKKKFAGEDPTSTTTVYKYEGYTQSKRKVEFKKAGDAIAKKRGISAYNPMVHIGGIPLGQRQLTPYVVSGTDVVVEGDDLHFVNNAAMQQFWDEIRRTVIVGLDTAHATLEKRLGKTVTPETISNYLAVLNHAMPGAAVVQEHMVETNPNLVDDCYVKVFTGDDELADSIDKQYVLDINKAFPKEQAAALKKAVGKSLWQAVHIPTTVVRTCDGGTTSRWSAMQIGMSFIDAYKMCAGEAAVADLAFAAKHASLVEMADILPARRARGPNEPGGLSFGFLADIVQTNRKYPDDPCKSSLEVVAAGCMLYDQIWLGSYMSGGVGFTQYATAAYTDDILDDFTYYGYDYAKGKYKIGQTKPTMDIVNDLGTEVTLYGIEQYEKYPTTLEDHFGGSQRATVLAAASGVTAAMATGNSNAGLSAWYLSMYLHKEAWGRLGFFGYDLQDQCGATNVFSCRSDEGAIDELRGPNYPNYAMNVGHQGGYAGIAGAAHFGRGDAWTASPLIKICFADKNLAFDFTEPRKEFARGAIREFMPAGERTLVIPAK